From the genome of Scytonema hofmannii PCC 7110, one region includes:
- a CDS encoding chemotaxis protein CheB, translated as MLKPDIIVVGASAGGLKAFEILVSQMLSNFPAAVFIVWHVSPDYPSMLPDILARFTSLPVAHAVDNEPIKTGRIYVAPPDRHLLVEPGVVRLSRGPKENRFRPAVDVLFRSAAWSYGSRVIGVVLSGSLDDGAAGLYAIKERGGIAVVQDPSDALFSSMPRAALKAVAVDHCVPIIEMGALLAHLVNKAIPEQEENLVSEKMDIEVGVARQDNALELGIMKLGDLSPFTCPECHGVLLQLKEGNLLRFRCHTGHAYSLNALLAEVTQSIEESLWDGIRTIEASEMLMTHTAKHLREMNEHEAADLLLQKAEDAKRRGDLVRQAVMSNEILSQENLEREIKLNEEKQGF; from the coding sequence GTGTTAAAGCCAGATATTATTGTTGTCGGAGCATCAGCCGGAGGACTTAAAGCCTTTGAAATACTCGTTTCTCAAATGCTCTCTAACTTTCCTGCTGCTGTCTTTATCGTCTGGCACGTTTCCCCAGATTACCCTAGTATGTTACCCGATATTTTGGCGCGGTTCACTTCACTGCCAGTAGCACACGCTGTTGACAACGAGCCAATCAAAACGGGTCGTATTTATGTGGCTCCTCCCGATCGCCATTTGTTAGTTGAGCCAGGGGTTGTCCGGCTCTCTCGCGGTCCCAAAGAAAACCGCTTTCGTCCGGCGGTCGATGTCTTGTTTCGCTCTGCTGCTTGGTCTTATGGATCGCGAGTCATTGGGGTCGTGTTGAGCGGCAGTCTCGACGATGGAGCGGCAGGGCTATATGCTATTAAAGAGCGAGGCGGCATCGCCGTTGTTCAAGACCCGTCTGATGCGCTTTTCTCTTCGATGCCTAGGGCGGCGCTGAAAGCAGTGGCAGTCGATCATTGTGTGCCTATCATCGAAATGGGAGCTTTGTTAGCGCATCTGGTTAACAAAGCAATTCCCGAACAGGAGGAAAATCTGGTGTCTGAAAAAATGGATATTGAAGTTGGTGTTGCGCGGCAAGATAACGCTCTGGAACTCGGCATTATGAAACTAGGTGACCTTTCTCCCTTTACGTGTCCTGAGTGCCATGGCGTACTGTTGCAGTTAAAAGAAGGTAACCTGCTTCGCTTTCGCTGCCATACAGGGCATGCCTATTCGCTTAATGCCCTTCTAGCCGAGGTAACGCAGTCGATCGAGGAGTCCCTCTGGGATGGTATCCGCACGATCGAAGCGAGTGAAATGTTGATGACTCATACCGCAAAGCATCTGCGCGAGATGAACGAGCATGAGGCGGCAGACCTACTGTTGCAAAAAGCCGAGGACGCAAAGCGACGAGGAGATTTGGTTCGGCAAGCAGTCATGAGCAACGAAATATTGAGCCAGGAAAATCTGGAGCGAGAAATAAAGCTCAATGAAGAAAAACAAGGTTTTTAA
- a CDS encoding class I SAM-dependent methyltransferase, whose product MLQSSRYAIADSLSSSVVYEQRRLHNPDGIGKFYMGREIARVMGHTGAGWLERPSREGEEQPSKVVNGLNLKSSDIVADIGAGTGYISFRIAPLLSTGKVLAVDIQPEMLEIIEFFKQEKKIANVEPVLATLSDPKLPPESVDLALMVDAYHEFEYPREMMQGIVRGLKPGGRVVLVEYRGENLFIAIKALHKMTQRQVKKEMQAVGLVWRETKGFLPQQHFMVFEKS is encoded by the coding sequence ATGCTGCAAAGCAGCCGCTACGCGATCGCGGATTCTCTATCATCCTCGGTTGTTTACGAACAACGGCGTCTTCATAACCCAGATGGAATTGGTAAATTTTATATGGGTCGAGAGATAGCCAGAGTCATGGGACACACGGGTGCGGGTTGGCTGGAAAGACCAAGCCGTGAAGGTGAGGAACAGCCCAGCAAAGTGGTGAATGGTCTTAATCTTAAGTCTAGCGATATTGTGGCGGATATTGGCGCTGGTACGGGTTACATAAGTTTTCGGATTGCGCCTTTACTTTCTACAGGAAAGGTTTTAGCTGTGGATATTCAGCCAGAAATGTTGGAGATTATCGAGTTTTTTAAGCAGGAGAAAAAGATTGCTAACGTTGAGCCTGTTTTGGCGACTCTTAGCGATCCCAAATTACCACCAGAGAGTGTTGATTTGGCTCTAATGGTGGATGCTTATCATGAGTTTGAGTATCCGCGAGAGATGATGCAAGGAATTGTCAGGGGTCTGAAACCTGGTGGTCGTGTTGTACTCGTTGAGTATCGGGGCGAAAATCTTTTTATTGCAATCAAAGCTTTGCATAAAATGACTCAGAGGCAAGTTAAAAAGGAAATGCAAGCTGTCGGTTTAGTTTGGCGGGAAACGAAAGGCTTTTTACCCCAGCAACATTTTATGGTGTTTGAAAAGTCCTAA
- a CDS encoding VOC family protein, with the protein MLPSSQSLKRVLNVGDLRQVHHIALNVQNMQASRQFYNGILGLHELTGDEVPATLVDLVAQGKVANFVTPDGTILDLFWEPDLPPPDPNPERTFTRAYHLAFDIAPELFDRAVEVLRQNQITIAHGPVSRPTGRGVYFYDPDGFMIEIRCDPTGGQGGVRE; encoded by the coding sequence ATGCTACCAAGTTCCCAATCTCTCAAAAGAGTCCTTAATGTAGGAGATCTGCGACAAGTACATCACATAGCCCTCAACGTGCAAAATATGCAAGCGTCAAGGCAATTCTACAATGGTATTTTGGGCTTGCACGAGTTGACAGGTGATGAAGTTCCAGCAACCCTCGTAGATTTAGTAGCACAAGGAAAAGTAGCCAATTTCGTCACCCCCGATGGCACTATCCTCGATTTATTTTGGGAACCAGACTTACCACCACCAGACCCAAACCCAGAAAGAACTTTCACCAGAGCATATCATTTAGCATTTGACATCGCTCCTGAGTTATTTGATCGCGCAGTTGAAGTTTTAAGACAAAATCAAATTACCATCGCCCACGGACCAGTGAGCCGTCCAACAGGTAGAGGAGTCTACTTTTATGACCCCGATGGCTTTATGATCGAGATTCGTTGCGACCCAACAGGGGGACAAGGAGGAGTGAGGGAGTGA
- a CDS encoding DUF4385 domain-containing protein codes for MTFDYSLDFKSIDFRENPELYRVGKGEQGVLLVEPYKSEILPHWRFKTPEIARQSSEKIYQMFLEYLEQDDFVGADMARKFLQMGYTRSRRYANHKSGKKYKTNPQKATSIEAEAKARKDILPNEVDPVKAESAAIFKEKWMLAKKNDRYCQLLAQHKSIQCQER; via the coding sequence ATGACTTTTGATTACTCTTTAGATTTTAAAAGTATTGATTTCCGAGAAAATCCTGAACTTTATCGCGTTGGTAAGGGCGAGCAGGGAGTATTGTTGGTAGAACCGTATAAATCAGAGATTCTACCTCATTGGCGGTTTAAAACTCCTGAAATTGCCAGACAATCCAGCGAAAAAATCTACCAAATGTTTCTTGAATATTTGGAGCAAGATGATTTCGTTGGAGCAGATATGGCACGTAAGTTCTTACAGATGGGTTATACGAGATCGCGCCGCTATGCCAATCATAAGAGTGGAAAAAAATACAAAACCAATCCTCAAAAAGCAACTTCTATTGAAGCTGAAGCTAAAGCTAGAAAAGATATTTTGCCAAATGAAGTAGACCCTGTTAAAGCTGAATCAGCAGCAATATTTAAAGAAAAGTGGATGCTGGCAAAGAAAAATGACAGATATTGTCAGTTATTGGCACAGCATAAATCAATACAATGCCAAGAGCGCTGA